GTATTTTCTGAAGACAGTAACAGGCTTGTTTGGAGCTAGCTAATTTCAGGGGGAAGGATTACAATGACTTATGCTGttacttaataaaaaaaagcatcagtcactattttgatttttgattttcagATTTAGGATGACATACAAAGTTGTAGATGGCAAAAAGACGAATTAGAATTTATAGATGGCAAAAAGACGAATTAGTTAAATTATTAGTATGAATTAGAATTCATAGTAATAAAATAAGCATCTTAATTAAGCAAAGGAATAATCAGTTCTTGTGCCAACAGAGCCAAACAGGAGCATTTTCAGTAGGGCAATGTATTTAGAAGCTCAGCTGCAAACTATGTAGTCTAGTCTTTGTGCTGTGACTTAAGGCTGCCCTAACTTGAGTCCAAAACTCATGTTTAAGGAGGGCCACAACTTCTGTTCCAGCCTCTGCAGCCTAACATAGGCAAGTTTATGAAACAGCTTCCCAAATTCTTGCTTGCTCATAGCAGCTATTGGTGGTCCTGATAGCTGCATCAAAAAATCTAGAGTTTTAACATGGagaatgaaaaaggaaagcacAGCTGTGTCACTGTGGTATTACTAGCTCAGTCTTGTTGCCCCAGGACGTACAGCTCCAATGCAGCTGTTGACTTAATATAAAAGAGTGCAGGATGAGCTAAGTGCTTTATTTCCATCCATTAGTTTCATATCTGAATGTGTTGCTGGCATGAAATCTTTGCTGTGCATTTGTGCACTAGGAAAACTACTGAATCATGTGCTATAGTCATGTAAAAACCTTGGTTTTTATACGATTATTTTCTTACTTTAGCATCATTTTCTCTACTCCATTAAGACTCTCTGAGCTGAAGTTGAGCAGGAGTGGTCCTTCTGGAGGGTGGGAAGGCTCTGTAGAGAGATCTGGATATTCTGGATCAATGAGTCAAGACCAGTTGTGTGAATTTCAGCAAGGCCAAGTACTGGATTCTGTgcttgggtcacaacaaccaCATGCAgagctacaggctggggacagagtggctggaaagctgcctgtTGGAAAAGGACTGTGGGGTCCTGCTTGATAGGACATTGGGTGAACATGAgtcagtgtgtgcccaggtggccaggaagggcagtggcatcctggcctgtgtcagcaatagtgtggccagcaggagcagggcagggattgtccccctgcactcagcactgctggggcctcacctccagtgctgggtccagctctgggcccctcactgtGAGAgagacactgaggggctggagtgagtccagggaagggcaggggagctggggcagggtctggagcacgagggctgtgaggagcagctgagggagctgggggtgtttagcctggagaggaggaggctcaggggagaccttactGTTTTCTACAACCACCTGAAAGGAATTTGTATTGACGTAgaggttggtctcttctcccaaatAACAAGCgacaggacaagaagaaatggcctcAGTGTGTGCTTTGGAGTGAATATTGGGAAAAAGTCTTCCcagaaagggttgtcaagctGTACTTGAGCAGGGTACCCAGAGAAGAGGTTGAGTCATCAtgcctggaggtatttaaaagatgtgacATGCGGCAgttagggacatggtttagtgccGGGTGAAcggttgggcttgatgatctcagaggtcttttccaaccaaaattattctacaattctgtggatttttatttggttttttaagtATTGCTATACTGTTCCGAGCACTTTGTGGCAGTGAGGGAAAAACAACCCATAGTCTCAACTGTTACTTTACTGTTTAAAAGCAGTATTTGCAGAGATGTATTTCTTGGGAGAGATTTTAGTTTGTGCTTTCTGAATTACTGTTGTAGGTGTTTCATAGAGTCTTGATGAGATAATCAAATTATACAGTTAGATTTGAAAAACCAGTTTACAGTGTGGCCTGTAGGTACTGGGACTGACCATCATACTCATCAAAATAAAGGAAGGTATGTTCAGTGCAACTTCCTCCTGTAGTCTTAGGACAGGTCCAAACATAATTGTCTTCTCTGTGATACTTCAAAACCCATTGCTAGGTCTACCAGTTGCTTGCTTATATTCTCAACTCATTCTAGTAGCTTGTTTAGAGTGGAATTGAATCGTATTAAAAAGTAACTCTAAGATTTCTTAACTAGCTGTATACCAAGTCAGGGAAAGAAACATGGATTGTGATGTGCTCAGGGAGTTTTGTGTCGTTTGTGGGTATTTGGGGCAAGCAAGCAGGCAGCTATTAAAAGATCATATTATGATATACAAGTTAAATTTAGATTTCTTTTATTAATGTGGTAATGTTCTTCTATCACTTAGTAATCCTTCAAATTTACTGATGAGTAGCAAGCTTGTTGTTTCTGTTCTGCAATCTTGttctggctcctgaaatttattatttctgccTATTTACAGAATAGGTACAAAAGTAGTTTTCCTTCATTACTGTTGAATATACCCACCAAGGATCACTCTTCAGTGAATAAAACgaacatgaaaaataatgctTAATTGTTTCCAATATCTTACATCTTGAGAAGGATTACAAAATACAACTTTCATTAACAACACTTTATCTCCTGCATATGCCATATCTTAGACAAAGTAAAAGAAagatgagatttttcttttcatgaggTCAAGAAATTCTTCAGTAACTTCAataaaaaaactgaaatacaaaataaaaaactggGATGGGAATTTAATGAAAAGTTGTTACTCTCAGAGCCATTCCAGCAATGTCTTAATGACCTTAATCATATTTCAGTAGTTGTTTTATTCTGTGATGAAATGtgattgctttaaaaatgtacaGGAAACAACTCTAATGAATGGGAGTATGGCAGTGGATTGATGCTAAGATGAGGACATCTGTTGGTATGTTTTATCCAATGTTACAGTGTTGGCATTGCCCCTTTTCTAGTGTTGAGGATAGCAAAGAGGATGACAAAATGGCAGATCTCCTGACGGATTTCCAGCAGCAGTTAACTCTTCAGGAATCTTCAGTCAAACTTTGTCAGCCTGAAGTTTATGTCAACCAGACCCACATCTCAGGTAAGAGTTAAGGTACTCTGTAAGAGTTGAGAGGCAGAATTTATATTATGTTTCActttattaaaacatttctcTCCTTCATTCAAAAGTCACCTTTGAAGAAGTGCATACATTATCTCTTTATTTACTTCTGCAGCTAGatacaaaggagaaaaaattatcaGCTAGGTAAACAATGTTGTTCTCGTACAAGATCTTGTCTTTATCACACAAGCTTTTTCCAAGTAGTATTTCTGAGTAGATCAGAGGCATATTTAAAAGTTGCAACTTCTAGAAATGGACTTGCTGAAGTAAGCATATTCCAGTTttctttccagttcttttaGTTTGGTTTGAAAATACAGTTATTACTACAATTTTTAAGTTTGAGTAAGAAACAATTGTTTTCTAGACTATGCATCTTTACATTTCTTGATTTCTTTTGGTTCTATATGAGATTTTTGCAACAAGTATGTTTTCAGGGTCAGAAAGACTAAATAACAAAGCTACAAAGTCTTTTGAAGGTTAATGACTTTCAGTGCTTCAGTTCTGGGACAGTTATCCTGAGACTTCCTTATGAGATCTAAATTGTAGAGAGTGTATATGAGCTATGATCTCTCTTAAAAACCAAGATGGCTTGGTTCTGCATCCTAAATTATCAGTTGCACTTTGAAATCTTGGCCTGATCTCCTTTTATCTGgtcaaggaaagaaaataaagtaagtGAAGCAAAtcaaaacataaagaaaacagggttttaaacattattttattttaataactgGTGCATTGTGCACttgggaaaatgtattttcttcttttaccaGTAAAGACAAGATGTTGCAGGCATTACTCTAAAATTATATCAGGACATGTGTCCTTGGACAGGACCACAAGACCAACAGCAGTGTTGGTCTTTCTAGATTTATATTGTACTTTCCTGCCAGTCCTGTGTTATAGTATCTTTTTTACAGACTTTTTTATAGCAGGAAGAAAACTTTTAATAAATCACATCAGCTTTAGAAGTTAGTAGGCTAAAAAGGATCAAAAGGATCCTTTATGGACGTCACATGTTGTCTATAGTGACCttttaagttaatttttttttgttctctggcATTGGGCTACAATgtgaaaagtagaatttttaatggaaagtcAAAAGCCAGACCTGGAATTATGAATAACCTGTTGATTTACAGGTTGCATCTGACAAggatttcttttctgtctttagcGTTGCCTATGGAAGTACTAATGTACATTTTCCGATGGGTGGTTTCAAGTGACTTGGATCTGAGATCATTGGAGCAATTATCTCTTGTTTGCCGAGGATTTTACATTTGTGCCAGGTATTGTAGATAATTTATCTAGAATGAAGCTTCTCTTTTTGCACTAGTAtatcctgcttttccttcccacaAACATTCTCATGTTAAGCTCCTCACAGTGCTAATCAGTTTCTCAATACACAACTAAATGTGAGATAGATTACTTGACTGTAATAAAAAATCTAGCAGAAAGTATTACTTGTTCTACTTTGTTTGTAAATTAGTGTTTAAGGTTTGTAGAATATTGTTGTCATGCTCATATAGCCACACAGAGATGTGCAAGGCTGCTGCAGTGTTGTGGTTCTGTACTTGGATGAAAATGACATTCTGTCACCCTGTTCCTCAGTTTGactgggaagaggaaaaggCTTTCAAACACTCCAGGATGAAGTAAATTAGTCAAGGGTTTTAAATTATGAGCTATTTTTGTTCAAGAAAGTTTCTTTTAGCTGCATCCAAACTAAGTAAAAAAGTGTTATTTGATATATAAAAGCTAAACAGAGTTTGTAGGGAAGTTATggggtttgcttttttcttgttttcactAGAGATCCTGAAATCTGGCATCAAGTCTGTTTGAAAAtatggggcaggagctgcaatAAACTTGTTCCATATGCATCTTGGAGGGACATGTTTTTGGAAAGGCCTCGCGTTCGATTTGATGGTAAGCTGTACTTTTGGAAATAGTTGTAACTGTGCGACAGAAACAGTCAGGTGGGTTTGATGTTTGTGATGTTGTTAGACCTAGTCTGAATTTGTTTGTGCATTTCAATTTGTAGAGTATCTGCAAATAGAAGGGAAAGGTGCAagggatgaaaataaaaacttccaTGTATTTAAGTAACAAAACCATACTCAAAAGTTTTAGATTATTGGCTTTTTCATCATAAATACTTTATGTTCTTAGTTTTTGTTTGTATATCTTCCTTTTCTGTAGGTGTATATGTCAGCAAGACAAAATACATACGTCAAGGAGAGCAGTCTCTTGATGGTTTCTACAGAGCATGGCACCAAGTGGAATATTACAGGTAGAGCTGTAGTACAATGAGTGAGTGAAATGTTTCTCTCTTAAGTTCTTTAAATCCACCCCTGGCTATCACAGACAATAATCATTCTGTAAAACTGAATGGGGCTCCTGCAGTGTGTAAAGCAATGTTTTTTGAGAATAGGTTTTAGAAATAGAATCTAATAATAGATCTAATAATAGAATTCTATGATAATTAGAAATGAGCTTAGAGACATGTTTCATGCTCACTTAAACCTTGTCACATGATGAAAGCTTATAACAGTTAATGCTTACCTGcagatttcttttcctaaacAACTTTTGCTTTACATGTCTGATACAACACATGACATAATTCAGCAAAGAGAATACATGTGATTATACAAGAGCAGCCATTTAGCATATGTGTAATCAGTTGTAAAAATCAAGAGGCTGAGCTTTCTCATCTTGCTGTAAATGCCTTGCCATTTATTTCCTCAGCCTGATTTTTTGCTGGTGTTCATCTTGCTGCTCCCAGCATTTATTGTTTCATTCTGCCATCTCTTCTGAGGCTGGACACTGTTCATAGAAACCATTGAACCTGATGGCTATTGCTGTAGTCTCAAATATTAGCACAGTACTGTAAAAATCCATCAGGTTCCTGAACCTGAGAAAGTCCATAGGACATTACTAATTTTGTACTGATACCGTAATTGAGATTTTGTTGCATTGGTCTCAGTGGATAGGAATGGAGAAACTTGGAGGTCAGTTTTGATGCCAGTTTTGATGTCAGTTTTGATGCCAGATGTCAGTTTTAGCAACCTTGCTTCGGTAGAGGTGACAAAACTTCATAACTCTTCATAACTTCCTCTTTTAATATTCATAACTCTCTTTTGATTTCTgatctcttttattttctgttatgtgtgaagaaatgtgttttcaaaTGCTATTACCAATTAAGTTCTAAATCCTTCTGGGTAACATCCTgtgattttaaaagcaaacaaacagaaaaaaaacaggaaaagaatatattttctagGTTTACATTGTGTAATTATGTTTTTGCAGGTATTTGAGATTCTTTCCAGATGGTCAAGTTATGATGCTAACAACTCCTGAAGATCCTCAATCTATAGTTCCTCGCTTACGGACTAAAAACACAAGGTTATTTCAATAAAGTATTTGGCTCTGcagttttaattttgcttttacccagcaatttctatttatttctgtctCAGATTCTATATCCTATCTTAGCAAATCAATGTTATTTATAATTAAAACAATGTTATTTATATTGTGTTATAGATATTTATAATTCTCTCCTAAGAACTACAAATAATTTTGATCTTTATGCAAAAATATCTTTCATTTTAGGGTCCTGATATTGTAATTAGATTTCCTTTGTGGATTAGGTGATTTGAAATTTTTAAGGCAAGTAGATGGAATAATCCTTTTAAAGATACTATTTCATTACTGCCTGCCTTCTCACACTTCCTTAACAGAAGGAAAGTGAAGATTTCAGTGGGATAGGTTGCAATTAGTACTTTTTGATGTTTGGACATAAAAACATAGAAAATCGTTTGCAGCTTCAAAACAGGTTTGAGCTGTTCACCAGAAATCTCTAAATATTTAGCAGTAGGCTAGGTAGAACCAACTAACTTAGGTTTACTGTCCGGTTTGGGAAAATTAGAAGCAAGTTTCCAAAATGTTTTCACCATTTAATATCATTGATTAGGCTTTACTGAATGGAAATAAGAAATAGTTTGTATTATTATGTAGTCAGTTTTTGTTTCATTGCTGATGCTTGTATTATAAGAGCATCACACTTTTGtgacacagaatatttttatgtCCTTGACATTATCCTCCTTTTTAACCTTCCAGAACAGATGCAATCTTGCTTGGCCATTATCGCCTTTCCCAGGAAACAGACAATCAAACCAAAGTATTTGCTgtaataatgaagaaaaaagaagaggtaGGTAGAAAAACAGAATACAGGAGAAATAGATTTACAAGATTTTACTCAGACTGAGTGTTTTAAGGGACCCAAAGATTTGCCTTAcaccaaaaaattaaaaaaactttaaaactgtttaaaaataaaatataaataaataagcatgGTGATGTCACTTACATTTGTCCCCAAATCTGTAATAATTTATTAAGGCAGATAAATACCTGGTTCAAATTGAAACAGTTGTTCTCCCCCTTAGTTTCCATTTATGGTGTTATTAGGTGTCAGCATCATTAACGGGAAAGAAGGATGAACAGGTCATTTTCTGAGAACAGATTTGACTGTGTGCAGATATGTTCCACAACATTTAGTAAAACTAGATAAGCAATATTTGTTAGTTGAACTCCGAATTATTTGGTCCACTTACTTACAAATTCTTCTGATGACCAAAGTGCTAGTCAAGAAAAACTTTTGAAGAGGAAGTGTTACAGTGACTGTGCACAGTTGGGTGGTGTCCTGCATgcttcttttgctttctgtgaaAACTTCTTCCATCATTAACATAcacatttatgtattttgaaGGAACAGTAGTACTTATTTTTAAGTATGAGAGATTTACCAATCTGGTCTCACAGTTACTTAGGATAAATAGTTTCACAATGTGTTCTTTGTAGGTCACGAAACTTCTTATTTCTCTGTACAGAAACCAGTTGATTACCACAAATACAGGTATTTCCGCCGAGTTCCTGCTCAAGAAACCGATCACAGTTTCCATGTAGGACTGCAGTTGTGCTCCAGTGGGCGCCAGAGGTTCAACAAACTTGTGTGGATACATCATTCTTGTCACATCACTTGCAGGTGAGTAAATGGAGAACAAGAGCAAAGATATTGAACTGTAGCATTAAAGGTGGCATTAATTTCTCCAGTACTAAGTACAGAAAATGTAGAGTCTGAGACTTTGGTGGCTTTAACAAAATGTAATGAAAACAGTAACTGGTCCTGATTTGAAATACATAATGAACTTTCATGTAAAGAAATCCCAAGATTTTAGTAACCTGTTTTAATCATAATGGGAAGTTTCCTAAGTAGTGTAACTATagttttttagctttttaaagGATTTATGCAGAGTGTTTGATTTCAGAACTGAATCAGGGTTGAATGACTTAATGTGGTGTT
This window of the Ammospiza nelsoni isolate bAmmNel1 chromosome 3, bAmmNel1.pri, whole genome shotgun sequence genome carries:
- the FBXO9 gene encoding F-box only protein 9 isoform X2, with translation MFRAQWMFELAPGVSSSGLEPLPCRASSREPGLKSVDARGKQEIAKEEKAKELFLKAVEEERNGALYEAIKFYRLAMQLVPDIEFKITYTRSPDADGVGKRCVEDSKEDDKMADLLTDFQQQLTLQESSVKLCQPEVYVNQTHISALPMEVLMYIFRWVVSSDLDLRSLEQLSLVCRGFYICARDPEIWHQVCLKIWGRSCNKLVPYASWRDMFLERPRVRFDGVYVSKTKYIRQGEQSLDGFYRAWHQVEYYRYLRFFPDGQVMMLTTPEDPQSIVPRLRTKNTRTDAILLGHYRLSQETDNQTKVFAVIMKKKEEKPVDYHKYRYFRRVPAQETDHSFHVGLQLCSSGRQRFNKLVWIHHSCHITCRSTGETAVTTFDIDKMYTPLFFARVKSFTAYSEKPL
- the FBXO9 gene encoding F-box only protein 9 isoform X1 codes for the protein MAEAEEDCHADLVRTDDSERSGEANLQAELQMFRAQWMFELAPGVSSSGLEPLPCRASSREPGLKSVDARGKQEIAKEEKAKELFLKAVEEERNGALYEAIKFYRLAMQLVPDIEFKITYTRSPDADGVGKRCVEDSKEDDKMADLLTDFQQQLTLQESSVKLCQPEVYVNQTHISALPMEVLMYIFRWVVSSDLDLRSLEQLSLVCRGFYICARDPEIWHQVCLKIWGRSCNKLVPYASWRDMFLERPRVRFDGVYVSKTKYIRQGEQSLDGFYRAWHQVEYYRYLRFFPDGQVMMLTTPEDPQSIVPRLRTKNTRTDAILLGHYRLSQETDNQTKVFAVIMKKKEEKPVDYHKYRYFRRVPAQETDHSFHVGLQLCSSGRQRFNKLVWIHHSCHITCRSTGETAVTTFDIDKMYTPLFFARVKSFTAYSEKPL